The Macaca nemestrina isolate mMacNem1 chromosome 6, mMacNem.hap1, whole genome shotgun sequence genome window below encodes:
- the LOC105480871 gene encoding LOW QUALITY PROTEIN: EF-hand calcium-binding domain-containing protein 9 (The sequence of the model RefSeq protein was modified relative to this genomic sequence to represent the inferred CDS: deleted 1 base in 1 codon), with the protein MRLKKGSFLWYLYLDKIYCLLSVRNVKALAEYFHILDVHGKNTLNDVLFYHFLHHVTDLKKAQINIVFDMLDWNAVGEIGFEQFYMLVCMLLAHENHLEGQFMYRHSRPVFDLLDLKGDLRIGAKNFGMYRFLFNIHKQELKDLFHDFDVTGDNLLNYQEFKLYTIIYIDKLQRRQKTEEKEKEDGKSERTRSLYSKRKCHMK; encoded by the exons ATGAGACTGAAGAAAGGATCGTTTCTGTGGTACCTCTATCTGGACAAAATATACTGTTTATTATCCGTGAGAAACGTGAAGGCTTTGGCGGAATATTTTCATATTCTGGATGTGCACGGCAAGAACACCTTGAATG ATGTGCTGTTCTATCACTTCCTTCATCATGTGACTGACTTGAAAAAGGCACAGATCAACATTGTGTTTGACATGCTGGACTGGAACGCTGTGGGCGAGATCGGCTTTGAGCAGTTCTACATGCTGGTGTGTATGCTGCTGGCCCACGAG AACCATTTGGAAGGACAGTTTATGTACCGTCATTCCCGGCCTGTCTTTGACTTGCTTGACCTGAAAGGGGATCTGAGAATTGGTGCAAAAAACTTTGGAATGTACAGATTTCTTTTCAATATTCACAAACAGGAACTCAAAGATCTCTTCCATGACTTTGACGTTACAGGTGACAAT CTTCTTAATTATCAGGAATTTAAGCTGTATACAATCATCTACATTGACAAATTACAGAGGAGGCAGAaaacagaggagaaagaaaaagaagacggAAAAAGT GAGAGAACGAGAAGTCTCTACTCgaaaagaaaatgtcacatgAAGTAG